The proteins below come from a single Ictalurus punctatus breed USDA103 chromosome 24, Coco_2.0, whole genome shotgun sequence genomic window:
- the LOC108262526 gene encoding olfactory receptor 6N2-like produces MNELMNYSDVMYLTLEGHVELEKYRYFYFVMVLTLYMLIISCNGLVIFVIFTNKHLHEPMYIFIAALLCNALFGTAALYPKLLTDFLSEIQVVSFESCIFQSFCIYTYGASEFTLLSAMAYDRYVSICKPLQYATIVKMSTVKKLLFCCWFLPCCEIGITAILTYQRKLCKFKLNRIYCNNSSMIRLGCGDVSVSNLYGLFALSIVVFPPLIFVFFSYIRILSVCLKNSKDFRTKALQTCFPHLLILISFSITTCFEIINTRLEENMPHIASMIMSVENLIIPPLLNPIIYGLKLKEIFNRIKKMVWKNKIIVCQEVKQRPAFIH; encoded by the coding sequence atgaatgaattaatgaattattcTGATGTTATGTATTTAACTCTGGAGGGCCATGTGGAGCTGGAGAAAtacagatatttttattttgtaatggttCTCACACTTTACATGTTGATCATTAGTTGTAATGGTCTGGTCATTTTTGTCATATTcacaaacaaacatctccaTGAGCCCATGTACATTTTCATTGCTGCTTTGCTTTGTAATGCTCTCTTTGGAACAGCTGCTCTTTATCCGAAACTGCTCACAGATTTTTTGTCTGAAATTCAAGTTGTTTCTTTTGAATCCTGCATATTTCAATCATTTTGCATTTATACATATGGTGCTTCAGAGTTCACACTGTTATCAGCTATGGCTTATGATAGATATGTGTCTATCTGTAAACCATTACAATATGCAACAATTGtaaaaatgtccactgttaaaaagCTCTTATTTTGCTGTTGGTTTCTTCCTTGTTGTGAAATAGGCATTACTGCAATATTAACATATCAACGTAAGCTGTGTAAATTCAAATTAAATCgaatatactgtaataacagTTCCATGATTAGATTGGGTTGTGGAGACGTTTCTGTAAGTAATTTGTATGGACTGTTTGCTTTAAGCATTGTTGTGTTTCCTCCattaatttttgtatttttctcatatatCAGAATACTTTCAGTCTGTTTAAAGAATTCTAAAGATTTTAGGACAAAAGCTCTACAAACCTGCTTCCCACATCTATTAATTTTAATCAGTTTCTCCATCACAACATGTTTTGAAATTATAAATACTAGATTAGAAGAAAACATGCCTCACATTGCCAGCATGATTATGTCAGTGGAAAATCTGATTATTCCTCCTCTATTAAATCCCATTATATATGGACTGAAACTGAAGGAGATATTCAATAGGATTAAGAAAATGGTTTGGAAAAATAAGATAATTGTATGCCAAGAGGTTAAACAAAGACCTGCATTTATTCATTAG